The segment CTGGCCTGCTGTGAGAGAGCGAGTCTGGAGCTAGGAGCATCACTGATCATTACCTGCTAttgcctgctgcctgctgcctgctgcaTATAGATGAAGTCTGGCCTCTCTCATCTCCCACCATCCTCCTAGTCTCTACCAGGGCGTTTAATGTGGAGCATACACCTAAAACACCTTTCAGAGACTTTTCAGAGAGCTAAGGTATGGCCAGAGCAGAAGCTATGTTTCTCAGagccatcccactgggcacagacaccATTTCAAtgtttagttttgatttacatttggtagAGTGGTCCACTAACGTGTACTCAACTTGAAATCAACATAAAATGTCACAATGGCATTGGACATCTCTCTCAAAACTTTGAattcatgaatggacaatcagacaacactttgaattcacgaatggacaatcagtcaacgctctgaattcacgaatggacaatcagaccatgctctgaattcacgaatgaaCAATCAGACAATGATCTGAattcatgaatggacaatcagacaatgctctgaattcacgaatggacaatcagaccacgctctgaattcacgaatggacaatcaggccTGCTCtaaattcacgaatggacaatcagaccacgctctgaattcacgaatggacaatcagaccacgctctgaattcacgaatggacaatcagaccatgctctgaattcacgaatggacaatcagacaatgaTCTGAATTCacaaatggacaatcagacaacactctgaatttatgaatggacaatcagacaacactttgaatttatgaatggacaatcagacaatactttgaattcacgaatggacaatcagacaacgctctgaatttatgaatggacaatcagaccacgctctgaattcacgaatggacaatcagacaacactctgaatttatgaatggacaatcagacaacactttgaatttatgaatggacaatcagacaacactttgaattcacgaatggacaatcagacaacgctctgaatttatgaatgggcaatcagacaacactttgaatttatgaatggacaatcagacaacactttgaattcacgaatggacaatcagacaacgctctgaatttatgaatggacaatcagacaacactttgaattcatgaatggacaatcagacaacacttttaattcacgaatggacaatcagacaacgctatgaattcacgaatggacaatcagaccacgctctgaattcacgaatggacaatcagacaacgctctgaattcatgaatggacaatcagacaatgctctgaattcacgaatggacaatcagaccacgctctgaattcacgaatggacaatcagaccatgCTCtaaattcacgaatggacaatcagacaatgatctgaattcacgaatggacaatcagaccacgctctgaattcacgaatggacaatcagaccatgctctgaattcacgaatggacaatcagacaatgaTCTGAATTCacaaatggacaatcagacaacactctgaaattatgaatggacaatcagacaacactttgaatttatgaatggacaatcagacaatactttgaattcacgaatggacaatcagacaacgctctgaatttatgaatggacaatcagacaacactttgaattcacgaatggacaatcagacaacgctctgaatttatgaatggacaatcagaccacgctctgaattcacgaatggacaatcagacaacactctgaatttatgaatggacaatcagacaacactttgaatttatgaatggacaatcagacaacactttgaattcacgaatggacaatcagacaacgctctgaatttatgaatggacaatcagacaacactttgaattcacgaatggacaatcagacaacgctttgaattcacgaatggacaatcaggcaacgctctgaatttatgaatggacaatcagacaacactttgaattcatgaatggacaatcagacaacactctgaattcacgaatggacaatcagacaacactttgaattcacgaatggacaatcagacaacgctctgaatttatgaatgggcaatcagacaacactttgaatttatgaatggacaatcagacaacactttgaattcacgaatggacaatcagacaacgctctgaatttatgaatggacaatcagacaacactttgaattcatgaatggacaatcagacaacactttgaattcacgaatggacaatcagacaacactctgaatttatgaatggacaatcagacaacactttgaatttatgaatggacaatcagacaacactttgaattcacgaatggacaatcagacaacgctctgaatttatgaatggacaatcagacaacactttgaattcacgaatggacaatcagacaacgctttgaattcacgaatggacaatcaggcaacgctctgaatttatgaatggacaatcagacaacactttgaattcatgaatggacaatcagacaacactctgaattcacgaatggacaatcagacaacgctctgaattcacaaatggacaatcagacaacactctgaatttatgaatggacaatcagaccacgctctgaattcacgaatggacaatcagacaacgctctgaattcacgaatcgacaatcagacaacgctctgaatttacgaacgcccagagcgcACACTGAcggcactctggcactccagtttgaatttacgaacacacccgttGTCATACACCCTGACACAGACACTCAGGCACGGACACACATAGACACCAACACATTTACACTGACAAAGAGACACATGTAATCAGTCTCAGACAAAGGCTCAGACGGTCATGCATAAATGAACCGACATATGTAGTTAGACCAGGGCAGTGGACCCAGGGATTAGAGGATGGAggaaggcagggatggagagaccatggagagagggaagaggaaaagaaggatggagagatcatggagagagaggtgaggaaaagagggatggagagaccatggagagagggatggaggaagagagggataaagagatcatggagagaggcatggagaggtcatggagagagggatggaggaagagagggatggagatatgagagtctctctctgtctctctctctctctctctctctctctctctctctctctctctctctctctctctctctctctctctctctctctctctctctctctctctctctaataactGAGGCAAATGTGGTATTCAGAAAAAGTTTGAAAGCAAGCAAGTGCTGGTGCTGTTATTAAGCTCAGCTCATAACCTGGCAACAATCTATCTACTGTACACATTCACTGGAAAAGTAATGAGTCAATTAATCACTCAACAACAGAGGCAAACAAAAGATGCACATGAAATTATCCACTACAaatagacaccacacacacacacacacacacacacacacacacacacacacacacacacacacacacacacacacacacacacacacacacacacacacacacacacacacacacacacacacacacacacacacacacacacacacacacacacacacacactctctctctctctctctctctctctctctctctctctctctctctctctctctctctctctctctctctctctctctctctctctctctctctctctctctctctcaacataatTGAGCTTTATAGACCAGGTAACAATTGACTTGATTCAAAATAATGAGAGTTCATTGAGTCTATTACAGGGAGAAGTAATTGTATCCAGTCAGCGATGACGAGTGTCTGTCTCTGGTTGATCAAGATTTAACCCTGGACTGATTTAACCCTGGACTTTTACCCTGGACTAGCCCAGTTCACTAGCATTACTGATTACTGTCCTAGTCGATGTCGATGGCATGCAGTACATGAGAGATGTGTTGGGAAGTTAGGATTTGGTGACAAAGAGAGTTTTGTTTCCCCGAAGGTTATAGCTCATCAATAACAGGGGTGAGGAGTGGGTGTGAGGTAGGGTGTGAGGTAGGGTGTGAGGTAGGGTGTGAGGTAGGGTGCTGTGGGAttgtttaagatactctttgaagatgtagcgtttcagagatttttggaagatgggcaggCTCTGATGGGCAGGCTCCGATGGACAGGCTCTGATGGACAGGCTCTGATGGGCAGGCTCTGATGGGCAGGCTCTGATGGGCAGGCTCTGATGGGCAGGCTCTGATGGACAGGCTCTGATGGACAGGCTCTGATGGACAGGCTCTGATGGACAGGCTCTGATGGACAGGCTCTGATGGGCAGGCTCTGATGGGCAGGCTCTGATGGGCAGGGCTCTGATGGGCAGGCTCTGATGGGCAGGCTCTGATGGGCAGGCTCTGATGGACAGGCTCTGATGGACAGGCTCTGATGGGCAGGGCTCTGATGGGCAGGGCTCTGATGGGCATGGCTCTGATGGGCAGGCTCTGATGGGCAGGGCTCTGATGGGCAGGCTCTGATGGACAGGCTCTGATGGACAGGCTCTGATGGGCAGGGCTCTGATGGGCATGGCTCTGATGGACAGGCTCTGATGGGCAGGGCTCTGATGGGCAGGCTCTGATGGACAGGCTCTGATGGACAGGCTCTGTCAGCCAGACCTCACTAGTAAGATTTGAtccagagagaaaggggagaaagaggtcaaggcgtaggttagttctgtgtgagtgggaccagtcgACACAATAGGCAGAGTGAATGAGGAGCGGATGTCGTCaatcttcttttcaaaatggttgacaaaGTTGTCcgcagagggagaagggagggggtagaggattAAGGGTTGAGGAGGTGGTaaagagtttcctagggttaCAGGCAGAAGCTTGACATTTAGAGTGAaataaagtggctttagcagaGGATACAGAGGAAGAAAAGGCAGGAGGACGTGAAAGGATAATAGGTCGTCCAGAAGTTcagttttcctccattttcgcTTAGCTGCCCGAAGTACAAGTGTCATTTCATTGACCATACACAAGCCAACATACTAAAATGTTCTCATCCCAGAGGTTTGTTTACAGTCATTGAGTAGTTTAGCTGTCAGGGCATGGCCCTCAAGTCTAGACAGAGATGTTTTTGGCGGCCATGTTTTGTGTATTATTACCTCCTCTCAGTGAGTCAGGCTGTCCTTCCAGTGATCGCTAGCTGCCTTTCCTATGCCTGAGTGTATTGAGCTTTTTGCACCAGCCgaaagagtagagaggagaggagatcaaGCCTTGAATGAATATAAAACACGACAATCAAACAACTCTTTTTTGAACGGTGTAATTTTCATGAAATGGCTGAAATTGGCTTGGGCTCCTCAGGGAGCAATGGGACCCGTTCAAGAGCGAAAGGGAATGTTTGACAATCCAATTGGGCTATTCACAGGAAATCAACATAAACAAAATATATCCCCCAACCCTCTAGGTGCCtgcgtgggtgggtgggtgggtgcgaGAAGCACAGAATGTGCTGAACAGAGAAAGGCTAGCCTACTGTAGCGGTTCGCTTTGATGCTGATGCATAACGTATTGTCTCACCACAACAGTGTTCTGAGTCTATTCAAAAGGGTTTTATTGAATCCTATTGTAATGGGTTGTGAGGTGGTCGTTGCACCCTAAGCATCCTATTGATTATGTAACGTATCAGACCTGGTTCGGATAATTCCACAATGATAAGGACACAGTCAGTCTGTGCTAATGATGACACTGCACATACAGTACTCTAAAAAAGTAATGATAGCCGTGGCAGGTATATAGTAGCAGGGTAGTATTGTAGTATCATTAGTGTAAACACTTGTAGCAACATCGGTGGTAGTGGTGACAGATACATATACAAAGTGCATATATATACTATTGAACAatggcggtcagtgccgtttaagacgAGGAGGAAGATTTTTTTCTACTACAGCATGTTGGATAACTCTCATTCGTAtttcattcacccagttcaataggtttaggctactacatgatactcacattttccctagacccatcatgaggttagtatgtttatccccgttttctTCCGTTTTCTTCTGTTTAAGAAagatttttcaacagaatcggcagaatgaatacactccTGATCACGCGTAAACAGAGTTCACGCTCAtgacagccacgttgtattccttctcttccctttgcttgtggacttctgGACAAATCAGCTATGTGACCAGacaaaaaaactttccaagccaaacctctaCAAACAGCCTACATtgatgtcaccatattagctaaagtgaCATCCTAGTCAGCATAGGTAAtataactaacgcgttagtaaaccggCTGCAATCACGCAATAATGTTAGTGtgcagtcagtaagcagttacaccgacgggccccggtggcaataaattagtaatacCAAAAGCTTATCTTGACTTcctgctagctaacatagcatcatTCCGTTTGAGCAGgatgtttcagtaggctaaactagctagctgcatttgctagctaagtaaatgaaactgaaagtgaaaaaaatgacaatctctctctctatacatatatatatatatatctcttgtttctccttcattttgaaagaaatgaatttgttaaaaactgttcaacaactgtctttctctctctttgagtcaactactcaccacagtttaacctgttggggatgggggcgctgtttagactatttatgcaaatttggctaatttttgaaacggcttcccacaaaatccttgatcgtacaatatgcatattattattattattggatagaaaacagtctatagtttctataggagttgaaattttgtctctaagtggaacagagcccattctacagcaatttccctgacatggattcagatttcagaaatgttggccactgttctgaagtcagttaaaagggcactgattttgctatgactatacggacacttcttacgtcttcccctggatgcctttacgtgatgacgattccaatggggtcgattgcgagttcacaggcactacaaatgaaaaaaccctgtagctagcaagtcttttcttgctgcgtaacgcgcgtggaggacaccgaccctctcctgttccaagcgttagtttagcctgttatatttctccggtcatcttttcactcgttataggagttaaaaacatcataaggtagttaatttaaagcgttttatagcaatttatatccgtttagtgcgattttgggacatttatttctttaacgctgtgaataggtgggcacgctttcagttcatcccgaacgcagttggcattttcacatggcaagaggacagctttccaccaaaagacgattcctcccaagaaaggatcctttgcccaagatactgatggaagaacagctcaaggtaggacatttttattatgataaatcgtgtttctgtcgaaacattttagtggcttaggacgccatgttttttgacgtagcttcgcttggcgcaaactgtattgaaaagtaaggataaattaaaaaatgtaataacgcaattgtattaagaattaaattgtctatcaatccctgtccaccctatattttttagtcacgtttatgagtatttatgtataagagtagatcactgtctaagtggcgcaaggaaattttctgaccaactgagctacatttcacattgtctaaccatgattttggtggctaaatataaacattttcgatcaaactgtatatgcatgttgtaatgtgatgttacaggagtgtcatcggaagaattctgagaaggttagtgaaaaaattaatatcttttggcgatgttgacttttatcgctcactttggctagaatcaatgctgggctgctaattgctatgtgctaagctaatataacgatttattgtgttttcgctgtaagacacttagaaaatctgaaatattgtctgtattcacaggatctgtgtctttcgattcgtgtatgctgtgtatttttacgaaatgtttgatgattagtaagtaggtaaacacgttgctctaagtagtttttctattccatttgtgacggtgggtgcaattgtaacctatgccatctacctgaaatatgcacttttttctaacaaaacctatcccataccataaatatgttatcagactgtcatctaatgagtttttttgttggttaggggctataaatatcttagtttagccgaattggtgatggctactggtgttggtggacaaataaaagatggtggattatgctaatgtgtttttaggtaat is part of the Salvelinus fontinalis isolate EN_2023a chromosome 39, ASM2944872v1, whole genome shotgun sequence genome and harbors:
- the LOC129838587 gene encoding titin homolog, giving the protein MPIRALPIRACPSEPVHQSLPIRALPIRACPSEPCPSEPCPSEPCPSEPVHQSLSIRACPSEPAHQSLPIRALPIRACPSEPAHQSLSIRACPSEPVHQSLSIRACPSEPAHQSLPIRACPSEPAHQSLSIRACPSEPAHQSLPIFQKSLKRYIFKEYLKQSHSTLPHTLPHTLPHTLPHTHSSPLLLMSYNLRGNKTLFVTKS